A stretch of Candidatus Sphingomonas phytovorans DNA encodes these proteins:
- a CDS encoding TetR family transcriptional regulator — protein MSIIRKRLSPEESREAAIEAARALLVEEGPQAVTLKAVAARIGRTHANLLHHFGSAADLQRALIKHLADKITAQIGAAAKRARETDQNPREVVDMTFDAFARGAGAMASWMILTGNQDALDPILEAIHNLVEELSEGHKHDGPSIHEETLQLVLTALGDALLGGPMAKALGLPREKARELAVNALMASHRGADA, from the coding sequence GTGTCAATAATTCGCAAACGCCTCAGCCCGGAAGAATCACGCGAGGCCGCGATCGAGGCGGCGCGAGCGCTGCTGGTCGAGGAAGGCCCCCAGGCAGTCACGCTCAAGGCCGTGGCCGCGCGGATCGGGCGTACCCATGCCAATCTGCTGCATCATTTCGGCTCGGCCGCCGATCTTCAGCGCGCGCTGATCAAGCATCTGGCGGACAAAATCACCGCCCAGATCGGCGCAGCGGCGAAGCGTGCCCGCGAAACCGACCAGAACCCGCGCGAGGTGGTCGACATGACGTTCGACGCCTTTGCACGCGGTGCGGGCGCGATGGCATCATGGATGATCCTGACGGGCAACCAGGACGCGCTCGACCCGATCCTCGAGGCGATCCACAATCTCGTCGAGGAATTGTCGGAGGGGCACAAGCATGACGGCCCGTCGATCCATGAGGAAACGCTGCAACTCGTGTTGACCGCGCTTGGCGATGCCCTGCTTGGCGGGCCGATGGCCAAGGCGCTCGGCCTGCCGCGGGAGAAGGCGCGCGAGCTTGCCGTCAACGCGCTGATGGCCTCGCACAGGGGCGCAGACGCCTGA